A region of Nerophis lumbriciformis linkage group LG26, RoL_Nlum_v2.1, whole genome shotgun sequence DNA encodes the following proteins:
- the LOC133624088 gene encoding zinc finger MYM-type protein 1-like: MCEGNIAEYKEELCRTREENERLRIASSSLLILLTYLPKTDANTFKEEEEEVWITQEEADLPEFPPTVKTEDLEDLEDKAPESSHLHHSPKHLLPEQQVKEEPHTSHFKEEEEEHGISQVGEHHEWLEEYPVVVKSEDDEVKVESEEKRETEGDGDQCGGPPADKISAPLSDFISKIRDFSRLDRQSKQEVMNAGRPTPELPDLIQTCGVRGQKITRSFQKDWYTRKEWLCGCPAKKRLYCYPCLLFSKSDRVWTQMGYTDLKNLPRSLEKHESSSAHIHGQISFKTCGMSRVDLALNEQRRLNISIHNASVKENREILKDLINATCYLGMQGLAFGGTSSSDGGNYVQLLHLYAEKDERLARHLQTSPVFTGTSDGIQDGLVEAVGDVIRNDIKKEIKAARFVAVKVDQTTDATNQAQISLVLRYVTTTGGVKEAFLGFDDVSGDGRAAAVARRVFGALEKYDCVAKLVAQTYDGALMTASELDEVQARIRDRIPEAMFTHCHTHHLNMLLSHAAKCIPECRLFFRTVEGMTSFFNKSKSLTAEVVKRRLPTKWSSNSQLMQPLGMYQSDLRQVLRIISEDPDNWDNHTQMMAVGYDAWLSKTSTWFLIMTYQDIVRHTNSLFRTLKRQTTDLGLCRSQIRDTMAAIERSVREFDTFYDKFERRCEALGLTDDGRRQSGLSVKDERKRTFDQILQNVREQLKARFDQFGDLAFFGLVDCARFQEMSQHFDDAKLQSLSSKYNSFFDLVRLKSDLVGLYGSQQVRSECKSPDQLFNFLVQKDLLGTVPEATKLLQLALTLPVTAASAEWSFSTLQRIKTYSRNRTDPGRLSSLAIIFVERERLLKLKEIEKKEDFYNQVIEIFIQKERRMDFIYK; this comes from the exons gaattgcctcttctagtctattgattttattgacttatttacccaAAACAGACGCAAATACGtttaaagaggaagaagaggaagtgtggatcactcaggaggaggctgatctccCCGAGTTTCCACcgactgtgaagactgaagaccttGAAGACCTTGAAGACAAAGCACCCGAGTCCTCAcaccttcatcacagtccaa aacatcttctccctGAGCAGCAGGTGAAGGAGGAGCCACACACCTCccactttaaagaggaagaggaggagcacgGCATCAGTCAGGTGGGAGAGCATCATGAATGGTTGGAGGAGTACCCAGTGGTTGTGAAGAGTGAAGACGACGAGGTCAaagttgaaagtgaggagaagagagagacaGAAGGTGACGGAGACCAGTGTGGAGGACCACCAGCAGACAAGATctcagctccactatcagattTCATTTCTAAAATAAGGGACTTTTCAAGACTGGACCGTCAATCAAAGCAGGAAGTGATGAATGCCGGGAGACCGACGCCAGAGCTGCCGGATCTGATCCAAACGTGCGGGGTCCGAGGGCAGAAAATAACGCGTTCGTTCCAAAAGGATTGGTATACTCGAAAAGAATGGCTTTGTGGCTGCCCCGCCAAGAAGCGTCTCTATTGCTATCCCTGCCTGCTATTCTCAAAGAGCGACCGCGTCTGGACCCAAATGGGATATACCGACCTGAAAAACCTGCCGAGAAGCCTGGAAAAGCACGAAAGCTCGTCGGCTCACATTCATGGCCAGATTTCTTTCAAGACGTGTGGAATGTCACGTGTTGACCTGGCTCTGAACGAGCAGCGGAGACTGAACATCAGCATCCACAATGCCAGCGTCAAGGAAAATCGGGAGATACTGAAAGACCTGATAAACGCCACTTGCTATTTGGGGATGCAGGGGCTCGCATTTGGTGGAACGAGCTCCTCCGATGGTGGCAATTATGTGCAACTGTTGCACTTGTACGCCGAGAAAGATGAACGTTTAGCGAGGCACCTGCAAACGTCCCCGGTGTTCACCGGCACGTCGGACGGAATACAGGACGGTTTGGTGGAAGCTGTAGGCGACGTGATCAGAAATGACATCAAAAAGGAGATTAAAGCAGCCAGATTTGTGGCGGTGAAGGTGGACCAGACCACGGACGCCACAAACCAAGCCCAGATATCTCTCGTTTTACGTTACGTGACCACAACGGGAGGCGTGAAGGAGGCCTTTCTGGGATTTGACGACGTGAGCGGTGACGGACGTGCCGCGGCCGTAGCCCGCCGTGTTTTTGGAGCTTTGGAGAAGTACGACTGTGTCGCCAAGCTGGTGGCTCAGACGTACGACGGCGCCTTGATGACGGCGTCAGAGCTGGACGAGGTGCAGGCTCGGATCAGAGACCGGATCCCAGAGGCCATGTTCACCCACTGTCACACCCACCACTTGAACATGCTGCTCTCACATGCCGCAAAGTGCATTCCAGAGTGTCGGCTCTTTTTTAGAACGGTAGAGGGAATGACGTCGTTTTTCAACAAGTCCAAAAGCTTAACAGCTGAAGTCGTGAAGCGACGTTTGCCCACCAAATGGAGCTCAAATTCCCAGCTGATGCAGCCATTAGGCATGTACCAAAGTGACCTGCGCCAGGTACTGCGCATCATCAGCGAAGACCCTGACAACTGGGATAACCACACCCAAATGATGGCCGTCGGATATGACGCCTGGTTGTCCAAAACGTCAACCTGGTTTTTGATCATGACGTACCAGGACATTGTCCGTCACACCAACTCCCTCTTTAGAACGCTGAAGAGGCAGACAACAGACTTGGGACTTTGCCGCTCACAGATACGTGACACCATGGCGGCTATTGAGCGCTCGGTACGGGAGTTCGACACCTTCTATGATAAGTTTGAGCGGAGATGCGAGGCCCTGGGTCTGACCGATGACGGGAGAAGGCAAAGCGGCCTGTCAGTCAAAGATGAGAGGAAACGGACGTTTGACCAAATCCTCCAAAATGTCCGCGAGCAACTGAAAGCCAGGTTCGATCAATTTGGGGACCTGGCTTTCTTCGGATTGGTGGATTGTGCTAGATTTCAGGAAATGTCACAGCACTTTGACGACGCCAAACTGCAGAGCTTATCGTCAAAGTACAACAGCTTTTTTGACCTGGTCAGGCTAAAGTCCGACCTCGTGGGACTGTATGGTTCACAACAGGTGAGGAGCGAGTGCAAGTCTCCAGACCAGCTTTTCAACTTTTTAGTCCAGAAGGATCTGTTAGGGACTGTCCCTGAAGCCACTAAGTTGCTCCAGCTGGCGCTGACTTTACCTGTGACGGCGGCGTCCGCGGAATGGTCATTTTCTACTTTGCAAAGGATCAAAACATACAGTCGGAATAGGACTGACCCAGGACGGCTTTCTTCCCTGGCAATTATCTTCGTTGAgagagagagacttttaaaactcaaAGAAATAGAGAAAAAGGAGGACTTCTACAACCAAGTCATAGAGATCTTTATCCAGAAGGaaaggcgaatggacttcatttacaagtaa